The following are encoded together in the Humulus lupulus chromosome 5, drHumLupu1.1, whole genome shotgun sequence genome:
- the LOC133779226 gene encoding uncharacterized protein LOC133779226, which yields MPQHSCPDNSISKQPPPFPQRFQKKKLDSQFNKFLDMLKQLHINVPLVEALEKMPNYVRFMKDVLTRKRRLREFEIVPLTKECSSFLQDRLPPKLKDPGSFTIPCTIGDTYCGMALCDLGASINLMPMSILKQLGIGEVRPTIVTLQLVDRSLAHPDGRIEDVLVRVDKFIFPADFIVLDYEADREVPIILGRPFLAIGRTLIDVQKGELTTRFQDEKVTFNVFKAMKFPH from the coding sequence ATGCCCCAGCATAGTTGCCCAGACAACTCAATTTCAAAGCAGCCACCTCCATTTCCTCAACGCTTTCAGAAGAAAAAGTTGGATTCTcaattcaacaaatttttagataTGTTGAAGCAGTTGCATATCAACGTCCCACTGGtagaggcacttgagaaaatgcCTAACTATGTAAGATTCATGAAAGATGTGCTTACAAGGAAGAGAAGGTTAAGAGAGTTTGAAATCGTACCTCTAACCAAAGAGTGTAGTTCATTTCTGCAAGACAGGTTGCCACCAAAGTTGAAGGATCCTGGGAGTTTCACTATTCCTTGTACTATTGGAGACACTTATTGTGGGatggctttatgtgatttgggtgcaAGCATTAATTTGATGCCAATGTCTATTTTAAAGCAATTAGGGATTGGAGAAGTCAGACCTACCATAGTTACTCTTCAACTTGTAGATAGATCTCTTGCTCATCCAGATGGGAGGATTGAAGATGTGTTGGTGAGGGTAGACAAATTCATATTCCCTGCTGATTTTATTGTGCTAGACTATGAGGCAGATAGAGAGGTGCCCATTATCTTGGGGAGGCCATTTCTTGCAATAGGAAGAACTTTGATAGATGTGCAGAAGGGTGAGCTTACTACGAGGTTCCAAGATGAAAAGGTGACTTTTAATGTTTTTAAGGCTATGAAATTTCCTCATTAG